A single Brachybacterium sillae DNA region contains:
- the thrB gene encoding homoserine kinase: protein MRISRQQARVRVPATSANLGPGFDSLGLALELHDTVEVTAMAGGLEIEVEGEGAESVPRSEDHAVLRALREGLDHLGAPQIGVRMRCRNRIPHGRGLGSSAAAVVAGLLLARELVAEPEALPDVELLDLASRLEGHPDNAAPALLGGVTVSWTAPEGARAVRLDTSATGQALAPVVLLPSGALSTRTARGLLPAEVPHADAAFTAGRAALLVHALTRDPALLFEATEDRLHQAYRAAAMPQSIELVRVLRAEGHAAVVSGAGPSVLVLGGPGEGLRDLVRRVVDDPAAWRIARMGIDGCGATPVVA, encoded by the coding sequence GTGAGGATCAGCCGACAGCAGGCCCGGGTCCGTGTCCCCGCCACCAGCGCCAACCTGGGGCCGGGTTTCGACTCCCTCGGCCTGGCCCTGGAGCTGCACGACACGGTCGAGGTGACCGCCATGGCCGGCGGGCTCGAGATCGAGGTGGAGGGGGAGGGCGCCGAGTCGGTGCCCCGCAGCGAGGACCATGCGGTGCTCCGGGCGCTGCGCGAGGGCCTCGACCATCTCGGTGCCCCGCAGATCGGGGTGCGGATGCGCTGCCGCAACCGGATCCCCCATGGCCGGGGCCTCGGATCCAGCGCCGCCGCCGTCGTCGCCGGACTGCTGCTGGCGCGCGAGCTCGTCGCGGAGCCCGAGGCACTGCCGGACGTGGAGCTGCTCGATCTCGCCTCTCGCCTGGAGGGCCACCCGGACAATGCTGCTCCCGCGCTGCTCGGCGGTGTGACGGTCTCCTGGACAGCCCCCGAAGGAGCGCGGGCGGTGCGCCTGGACACCTCCGCCACGGGACAGGCCCTGGCGCCGGTGGTGCTGCTGCCCTCGGGCGCCCTGTCGACCCGCACCGCCCGCGGGCTGCTGCCCGCCGAGGTGCCCCATGCGGATGCCGCCTTCACCGCCGGCCGTGCGGCACTCCTGGTGCACGCCCTGACCCGCGATCCGGCGCTGCTGTTCGAGGCCACCGAGGATCGTCTTCACCAGGCCTATCGCGCCGCGGCCATGCCCCAGTCGATCGAACTGGTGCGGGTGCTGCGCGCCGAGGGGCACGCTGCTGTCGTCTCCGGGGCGGGCCCCTCGGTGCTGGTGCTCGGCGGGCCGGGGGAGGGTCTGAGGGACCTGGTGCGCCGGGTCGTGGACGATCCCGCGGCCTGGAGGATTGCGCGGATGGGGATCGACGGGTGTGGTGCTACCCCTGTGGTAGCCTGA
- the thrC gene encoding threonine synthase: MAHQWRGVLAEYREHLPFENGETLLTLGEGGTPLVHAPTLSSTVGAEVHVKVEGMNPTGSFKDRGMVSAMSRALNDGARTVVCASTGNTSASAAAYATRAGLDCVVLLPQGKIAAGKLAQAIVHGARLVAVDGNFDDCLEIARKLDAQYPIELVNSVNPWRLQGQKTAAFEICDALGRAPDVHVLPVGNAGNISAYWMGFREYHEKGIVDATPALWGYQAAGAAPFVAGRPIPDPETVATAIRIGAPASWDLATAARDDSGGHIEAVTDEQILAAQQILASEVGVFVEPASAASVAGLLQAAEQGRVPHGATITVTVTGNGLKDTETALRGADITPTLIPVDVSAAAEAMGL; encoded by the coding sequence ATGGCACACCAGTGGCGCGGCGTCCTCGCCGAGTACCGAGAGCACCTGCCGTTCGAGAACGGCGAGACCCTCCTCACCCTCGGGGAGGGGGGCACCCCGCTGGTGCATGCGCCGACCCTCTCCTCGACGGTCGGTGCGGAGGTGCACGTGAAGGTGGAGGGCATGAACCCCACCGGCTCGTTCAAGGACCGCGGCATGGTCTCGGCCATGTCCCGCGCCCTGAACGACGGCGCCCGTACCGTGGTGTGCGCCTCCACCGGCAACACCAGTGCCTCGGCCGCCGCCTACGCCACCCGGGCGGGCCTGGACTGTGTGGTGCTCCTTCCCCAGGGGAAGATCGCGGCCGGGAAACTCGCCCAGGCGATCGTCCACGGCGCCCGCCTGGTGGCGGTCGACGGCAACTTCGACGACTGCCTGGAGATCGCCCGCAAGCTCGATGCCCAATACCCGATCGAGCTCGTGAACTCCGTGAACCCGTGGCGTCTTCAGGGGCAGAAGACAGCCGCCTTCGAGATCTGTGACGCCCTCGGCCGGGCGCCGGACGTGCACGTGCTGCCGGTCGGCAACGCGGGGAACATCTCCGCCTACTGGATGGGCTTCCGCGAGTACCACGAGAAGGGCATCGTCGACGCGACGCCGGCCCTGTGGGGGTACCAGGCCGCGGGGGCCGCGCCCTTCGTCGCGGGCCGCCCCATCCCGGATCCGGAGACCGTCGCGACCGCCATCCGCATCGGCGCACCCGCCTCTTGGGACCTCGCCACCGCCGCGCGCGACGACTCCGGCGGCCACATCGAAGCCGTCACCGATGAGCAGATCCTCGCCGCCCAGCAGATCCTCGCCTCCGAGGTCGGAGTGTTCGTGGAACCGGCCTCGGCGGCCTCGGTCGCGGGTCTGCTGCAGGCCGCCGAGCAGGGCCGGGTGCCCCACGGGGCCACCATCACCGTCACCGTGACCGGGAACGGGTTGAAGGACACGGAGACCGCTCTGCGCGGGGCGGACATCACGCCCACGCTGATCCCCGTCGATGTGTCGGCGGCGGCCGAGGCGATGGGCCTGTGA
- a CDS encoding homoserine dehydrogenase — MTETLRTTPLRVAVLGAGTVGSEVLRLLAEQQEDLAQRIGAPLEVIGVAVRDLDRDRGPHVDRALLTEDADSLVERADLVVEVMGGLEPARSLLLRALGNGASVVTANKALLAADGAALYQAADDHGVDLHFEAAVAGAIPLVRPIRESLAGDRIERVLGIVNGTTNFVLDLMTRSGAGFDDALALAQEKGFAEADPTADVEGLDAAAKASILASLAFHTRVGIQDVHCEGITRVRAEDIAAATRMGRVIKLLSIVERVEGPEGERVSARVYPALLPASHPLSSVAEAYNAVFVEADAAGSLMFYGQGAGGAPTASAVLGDLVAVARQRVHGGKGPGESSYAELPIAPIDTLRTANYLSLTVHDRPGVLAEIAGILSAHGISISTLHQEPLLSDAALPEEGEQRARIGIVTHRAEESAVREACERLEATDAVISLDSRLRVEGD; from the coding sequence ATGACCGAGACCCTTCGCACGACCCCCCTGCGCGTGGCGGTGCTGGGCGCCGGGACCGTCGGTTCCGAGGTGCTGCGCCTGCTCGCCGAGCAGCAGGAGGACCTCGCCCAGCGCATCGGCGCCCCCCTCGAGGTGATCGGGGTGGCGGTGCGAGACCTCGACCGCGACCGCGGACCCCACGTGGATCGGGCTCTCCTCACCGAGGACGCCGACTCCCTCGTCGAACGCGCCGACCTGGTGGTGGAGGTGATGGGTGGCCTCGAACCGGCTCGCTCCCTGCTGCTGCGGGCCCTCGGCAACGGCGCGAGCGTCGTCACGGCCAACAAGGCCCTGCTCGCGGCCGATGGTGCGGCGCTGTACCAGGCTGCCGACGACCACGGCGTCGACCTGCACTTCGAGGCGGCCGTGGCGGGGGCGATCCCCCTGGTGCGCCCGATCCGCGAGTCCCTCGCCGGCGACCGCATCGAGCGTGTGCTCGGCATCGTCAACGGCACCACCAACTTCGTGCTCGACCTCATGACCCGCAGCGGTGCCGGCTTCGACGATGCTCTCGCCCTCGCGCAGGAGAAGGGCTTCGCGGAGGCTGACCCCACCGCGGATGTGGAGGGGCTGGACGCCGCGGCGAAGGCCTCGATCCTCGCCTCCCTCGCCTTCCACACGCGCGTCGGCATCCAGGACGTCCACTGTGAGGGCATCACCCGCGTGCGGGCGGAGGACATCGCCGCCGCCACCCGCATGGGCCGCGTGATCAAGCTGCTGTCGATCGTGGAGCGGGTCGAGGGGCCGGAGGGGGAGCGGGTCTCCGCCCGGGTGTACCCGGCGCTGCTGCCTGCCTCGCATCCGCTCTCGTCCGTGGCGGAGGCGTACAACGCGGTGTTCGTCGAGGCGGACGCCGCCGGGTCCCTCATGTTCTACGGTCAGGGTGCCGGGGGTGCTCCCACGGCGTCGGCGGTCCTCGGTGATCTGGTGGCGGTGGCGCGGCAGCGCGTCCACGGCGGCAAGGGGCCGGGGGAATCCAGCTATGCCGAACTGCCGATCGCCCCGATCGACACCCTGCGCACCGCCAACTACCTTTCGCTCACGGTGCACGACCGCCCGGGTGTGCTCGCCGAGATCGCCGGCATCCTCTCCGCGCACGGGATCTCGATCTCGACGCTGCACCAGGAACCGCTGCTCTCGGACGCGGCCCTCCCGGAGGAGGGCGAGCAGCGCGCGCGGATCGGTATCGTCACCCACCGGGCCGAGGAGTCGGCCGTGCGGGAGGCCTGCGAGCGCCTGGAGGCCACCGACGCGGTGATCTCGCTCGACTCCCGCCTGCGGGTGGAGGGGGACTGA
- the lysA gene encoding diaminopimelate decarboxylase, whose protein sequence is MRAHEAGALHGNDASPSWLPYPQDVNALIPGLWSAGTRRAENGGLEIGGVGVDRLAEEVGTPTMVVDEQDFRGRALRFRAAFEEAFGGLGGAEVSYAGKAFLCREVARWVAADGLSLDVCSGGELAVALRADFPAERITLHGNNKSDTEIRRALEAGVGRIVLDSLEEVDRVAALAEELGTVAPVMLRITTGVEAHTHEFIATAHEDQKFGISLTSGDAFEAARRVLARPEHLELQGIHSHIGSQIFDVGGFEVAARRVLRLVRDVRDRLGHEIRTVDLGGGFGVMYNTQHTPQTPEQLAQGLARIVGEECDELDLQPPRILVEPGRAIAGPSTQTLYTVGTVKDVQLGGPHHRVYVAVDGGMSDNIRTALYDADYSCLLAGRVSDAEPVVVRVVGKHCESGDIVVKDEYLPADVRRGDLISVPVTGAYCYSLASTYNHVPRPAVVAVRDGEIRPLMRRETEDDLFALDAG, encoded by the coding sequence ATGCGCGCCCATGAGGCCGGTGCCCTGCACGGCAACGATGCGAGCCCCAGCTGGTTGCCGTACCCGCAGGACGTCAACGCCCTGATCCCCGGGCTGTGGTCGGCCGGGACCCGTCGCGCCGAGAACGGGGGCCTGGAGATCGGCGGCGTCGGGGTGGACCGTCTCGCCGAGGAGGTCGGCACGCCGACGATGGTCGTCGACGAGCAGGACTTCCGGGGCCGGGCCCTGCGGTTCCGCGCCGCCTTCGAGGAGGCCTTCGGCGGGCTCGGGGGTGCAGAGGTCTCCTACGCCGGCAAGGCGTTCCTGTGCCGTGAGGTGGCGCGGTGGGTCGCAGCCGATGGTCTCTCCCTGGATGTGTGCTCCGGCGGGGAGCTCGCCGTGGCGCTGCGTGCCGATTTCCCCGCCGAGCGCATCACCCTGCACGGCAACAACAAGTCCGACACCGAGATCCGTCGGGCGCTCGAGGCCGGTGTCGGTCGGATCGTGCTGGACTCCCTGGAGGAGGTCGACCGGGTCGCCGCCCTCGCCGAGGAGCTCGGCACCGTCGCTCCGGTCATGCTGCGGATCACCACCGGCGTCGAGGCGCACACGCACGAGTTCATCGCCACCGCCCACGAGGATCAGAAGTTCGGCATCTCCCTCACCTCCGGGGATGCCTTCGAGGCGGCCCGGCGGGTGCTCGCCCGTCCGGAGCACCTGGAGCTGCAGGGCATCCACTCCCACATCGGTTCGCAGATCTTCGACGTGGGCGGTTTCGAGGTGGCGGCCCGGCGGGTGCTGCGCCTGGTGCGGGACGTGCGCGACCGGCTCGGCCACGAGATCCGCACCGTGGACCTCGGCGGCGGTTTCGGCGTCATGTACAACACCCAGCACACCCCGCAGACCCCGGAGCAGCTCGCACAGGGCCTCGCCCGGATCGTGGGGGAGGAGTGCGATGAGTTGGACCTGCAGCCGCCGCGGATCCTGGTGGAGCCCGGCCGTGCCATCGCCGGCCCCTCCACGCAGACCCTCTACACCGTCGGCACGGTGAAGGATGTGCAGCTGGGCGGCCCGCATCACCGGGTGTACGTCGCGGTGGACGGCGGGATGAGCGACAACATCCGCACCGCCCTGTACGACGCCGACTACTCCTGCCTGCTCGCGGGCCGCGTCTCCGACGCCGAGCCGGTGGTGGTACGTGTGGTCGGCAAGCACTGTGAGAGCGGCGACATCGTCGTCAAGGACGAGTACCTCCCCGCCGACGTACGACGCGGAGACCTGATCTCGGTGCCGGTCACCGGCGCCTACTGCTACTCCCTGGCGTCCACCTACAACCATGTGCCGCGGCCCGCCGTGGTGGCGGTGCGTGACGGCGAGATCCGCCCGCTGATGCGCCGCGAGACCGAGGACGATCTCTTCGCCCTCGACGCCGGCTGA
- a CDS encoding bifunctional alpha,alpha-trehalose-phosphate synthase (UDP-forming)/trehalose-phosphatase, whose protein sequence is MPTHDLVIVANRLPVDAKTLPDGATEWVTSPGGLVTAMESVMRTVDSGAWVGWPGSPDEDLEPFQADGMHLYPVMLTQDEVEKYYEGFSNGTLWPLYHDVIAAPSFHRAWWDAYVSANRRFARAAAEVAAPNGTIWVHDYQLQLVPEMIRAARPDVRIGFFNHIPFPPFELFAQLPKRKQVVRGLLGADLVGFQRENDAQNFLSSVRRLLGYHVDGQRVTVPGIGTAPARGVTAGTFPISIDSRAVSALTEDEDVRERAAQLRRELGDPAKIVLGVDRLDYTKGIRHRLKAWGELLNDGAVDPHDAVFVQVATPSRERVEAYRQLRDEVELTVGRINGDFAPIGRPAISYQHRSFSRCDMTALYMAADVVLVTALRDGMNLVAKEYVASRPDLRGVLVLSEFAGAADELRAAILVNPHDIDELKAATLRALRMPDDEQEEAMRSLRRQVMDHDVQAWAHAFLAELESTGQPEEPSTPTIRLADGEDTTDEDLSAALEAFVHTPRILVASDFDGVLAPIVSDRDAVQPDQRALGALRDLAELGGVNVALISGRALADLDRHTRMPSSVVLVGSHGAEVGALPAEMNAGVLDAAALTMDEGREALLASITRTLQRIADQHPGAEVEVKPTAAVLHTRNARGRGAVNATEDALEYARSLPDVNVVPGKEVVEFSVVHSSKGAALEALARACAADAWLYLGDDVTDETVFALAEDGDVPVKVGEGETAASLRISDPEAATALLQRVLELRRARG, encoded by the coding sequence GTGCCCACCCATGACCTCGTCATCGTCGCCAACCGACTGCCGGTGGATGCGAAGACCCTCCCCGACGGCGCCACCGAATGGGTGACCAGTCCTGGCGGCCTGGTCACCGCCATGGAATCGGTGATGCGCACCGTCGATTCGGGTGCCTGGGTGGGCTGGCCCGGCTCCCCCGACGAGGACCTCGAACCGTTCCAGGCCGACGGCATGCACCTGTACCCGGTGATGCTGACGCAGGATGAGGTGGAGAAGTACTACGAGGGGTTCTCCAACGGCACGCTGTGGCCCCTGTACCACGATGTGATCGCCGCCCCGTCCTTCCACCGCGCCTGGTGGGACGCCTACGTCAGCGCGAACCGGCGCTTCGCCCGGGCCGCCGCTGAGGTGGCCGCCCCGAACGGCACCATCTGGGTGCACGACTACCAGCTGCAGCTGGTGCCCGAGATGATCCGCGCGGCCCGTCCGGATGTGCGCATCGGCTTCTTCAACCACATCCCGTTCCCTCCCTTCGAGCTGTTCGCCCAGCTGCCCAAACGCAAGCAGGTGGTGCGCGGTCTGCTCGGCGCCGACCTGGTCGGCTTCCAGCGCGAGAACGATGCCCAGAACTTCCTCAGCTCCGTCCGACGGCTGCTGGGTTACCACGTCGACGGCCAGCGGGTGACGGTCCCGGGGATCGGTACCGCCCCGGCCCGGGGGGTCACCGCCGGCACCTTCCCCATCTCCATCGACTCCCGCGCCGTCAGCGCGCTGACGGAGGACGAGGACGTGCGCGAGCGCGCCGCTCAGCTGCGACGCGAGCTCGGCGACCCGGCGAAGATCGTGTTGGGAGTCGACCGTCTCGACTACACCAAGGGCATCCGTCACCGCCTCAAGGCCTGGGGTGAGCTCCTGAACGACGGGGCGGTGGACCCGCACGACGCCGTCTTCGTGCAGGTCGCCACGCCGTCGCGGGAGCGGGTGGAGGCCTACCGGCAACTGCGCGACGAGGTGGAGCTGACCGTCGGCCGCATCAACGGCGACTTCGCCCCGATCGGCCGCCCGGCGATCTCCTACCAGCATCGCTCCTTCTCCCGGTGTGACATGACGGCCCTGTACATGGCGGCTGACGTGGTGCTCGTGACGGCGCTGCGTGACGGCATGAACCTGGTGGCGAAGGAGTATGTGGCGTCCCGTCCCGATCTGCGCGGCGTCCTGGTGCTCTCCGAGTTCGCCGGGGCCGCCGACGAGCTGCGCGCTGCGATCCTGGTGAACCCTCACGACATCGATGAGCTGAAGGCCGCCACCCTGCGCGCCCTGCGGATGCCGGATGACGAGCAGGAGGAGGCGATGCGCTCGCTGCGGCGCCAGGTGATGGACCATGACGTGCAGGCCTGGGCCCACGCCTTCCTCGCGGAACTGGAGAGCACCGGTCAGCCGGAGGAACCGAGCACCCCCACCATCCGTCTGGCCGACGGGGAGGACACGACGGACGAGGACCTCTCCGCGGCCCTGGAGGCCTTCGTCCACACCCCGCGGATCCTTGTGGCCTCGGACTTCGACGGGGTGCTGGCGCCGATCGTCTCCGACCGGGACGCGGTGCAGCCGGATCAGCGCGCTCTCGGTGCCCTGCGGGACCTGGCCGAGCTCGGCGGGGTGAACGTCGCCCTGATCTCCGGCCGCGCCCTCGCAGACCTCGACCGCCACACGCGGATGCCCAGTTCGGTGGTGTTGGTGGGCAGCCACGGTGCGGAGGTCGGCGCCCTGCCGGCGGAGATGAACGCCGGGGTGCTCGACGCCGCAGCACTGACGATGGATGAGGGCCGCGAGGCTCTGCTCGCCTCCATCACCCGCACGCTGCAGCGGATCGCCGATCAGCACCCGGGTGCGGAGGTCGAGGTGAAGCCGACCGCCGCGGTGCTGCATACGCGCAACGCCCGCGGCCGTGGCGCGGTGAACGCCACCGAGGACGCCCTGGAGTACGCCCGCTCGCTGCCGGATGTGAACGTGGTGCCGGGCAAGGAGGTCGTCGAGTTCTCCGTGGTGCACTCCTCGAAAGGCGCGGCCCTGGAGGCGCTCGCCCGGGCCTGCGCCGCCGATGCCTGGCTGTACCTCGGCGATGACGTCACCGACGAGACGGTGTTCGCACTGGCGGAGGACGGCGACGTCCCGGTGAAGGTCGGCGAGGGGGAGACCGCGGCGAGCCTGCGGATCTCCGATCCCGAGGCCGCCACAGCGCTCCTGCAGCGGGTCCTGGAACTGCGGCGGGCCCGCGGCTGA
- the tsaD gene encoding tRNA (adenosine(37)-N6)-threonylcarbamoyltransferase complex transferase subunit TsaD: MSVVLGVESSCDETGFGIVADGVLLGQGLASSAAQHAEFGGVVPEIAARAHLEAAVPTLQLALQDAGVELGDITHVAATSGPGLATAVHVGLAAAKSIAWSLDLPLYGVHHLAGHAAADTLEHGPLPERSIVLIVSGGHSSILHVGDLVRDPIEHLGDTLDDAAGEAFDKVSRLLGLGYPGGPAISRAAQGGDPTAFAFPQALMRADDPRYTFSFSGLKTSVARTVETLERRGEPVPVADVAASFEAAVVDALVTKALRAVQDRGLDTLVIVGGVAANARLRAVAQERCDALGVQLRVPPPSLCTDNGAMIAAVGDLLVRAGAEPSGLGIGADPSAVLHGAQLPLP; encoded by the coding sequence ATGAGTGTGGTCCTGGGCGTCGAGTCGTCGTGCGACGAGACCGGTTTCGGGATCGTCGCGGACGGTGTCCTGCTGGGGCAGGGACTCGCGTCCAGCGCCGCCCAGCACGCCGAGTTCGGGGGCGTGGTCCCCGAGATCGCCGCCCGCGCTCATCTGGAGGCCGCGGTCCCCACGTTGCAGCTGGCGCTGCAGGACGCCGGGGTGGAGCTGGGGGACATCACCCATGTGGCCGCCACCTCCGGGCCCGGGCTGGCGACCGCCGTCCACGTGGGCCTCGCCGCGGCGAAGTCCATCGCCTGGTCTCTGGACCTCCCGCTCTACGGGGTGCACCACCTGGCCGGGCATGCCGCCGCCGACACCCTGGAGCACGGACCGCTGCCCGAACGCAGCATCGTGCTGATCGTCTCCGGCGGGCACAGCTCGATCCTCCACGTCGGGGATCTGGTGCGCGATCCGATCGAACACCTCGGTGACACGCTGGATGACGCCGCCGGGGAGGCCTTCGACAAAGTCTCTCGGCTGCTCGGCCTCGGATACCCCGGCGGCCCCGCGATCTCCCGCGCCGCTCAGGGCGGGGACCCCACCGCCTTCGCCTTCCCGCAGGCGCTGATGAGGGCCGACGACCCGCGCTACACCTTCTCCTTCTCCGGGTTGAAGACGTCCGTCGCGCGCACTGTCGAGACGTTGGAGCGCCGCGGTGAGCCGGTGCCCGTCGCGGACGTCGCCGCGTCCTTCGAGGCGGCGGTCGTCGATGCACTGGTCACGAAGGCGCTGCGGGCGGTCCAGGATCGGGGGCTGGACACCCTGGTGATCGTCGGCGGTGTCGCGGCGAACGCGCGCCTGCGGGCCGTCGCCCAGGAACGCTGCGACGCCCTGGGGGTGCAGTTGCGGGTGCCGCCGCCCTCGCTGTGCACCGACAACGGCGCCATGATCGCCGCCGTCGGCGACCTGTTGGTACGGGCCGGGGCGGAGCCCAGCGGTCTGGGCATCGGCGCGGACCCGTCGGCGGTGCTGCACGGAGCGCAGCTGCCCCTGCCGTGA
- a CDS encoding M23 family metallopeptidase — protein sequence MKVGMIGALATATIAVPLASASAGTAHAPAVQPAAAPAAPAAAPTVAEPIQIPVLAAQPSEPAPSASEAAASQGAGAPAQAATAGIRPTDADATRSGGDRAAVSSAAAQSVPLGTDDSATALDISAPVAQEPSTDAEDLPGDERGSDATEGDGENARDAGPAAPASASGYIRPVDGTITSGYGMRVHPVLGYRKMHNGVDFDASCGTPVHAAASGTVVAVEYHRTSGKRVKIDHGDGVITGYYHLQSFDTSVGETVSQGEVIGRAGSTGRSTGCHLHFAKMDAAGDYSDPMTLLR from the coding sequence GTGAAGGTCGGCATGATCGGTGCTCTGGCCACGGCCACGATCGCTGTCCCCCTCGCCTCCGCCTCCGCGGGCACCGCCCACGCCCCCGCGGTCCAGCCCGCGGCCGCCCCTGCGGCCCCGGCCGCGGCCCCGACGGTCGCCGAGCCCATCCAGATCCCGGTGCTCGCCGCGCAGCCGAGCGAGCCCGCGCCCTCGGCCTCCGAGGCCGCTGCCTCCCAGGGAGCCGGGGCGCCCGCGCAGGCCGCCACGGCCGGGATCCGCCCGACCGATGCCGACGCGACGCGTTCCGGTGGTGACCGCGCTGCGGTCTCCTCCGCCGCGGCGCAGAGCGTCCCCCTCGGAACCGATGACTCCGCCACCGCTCTCGACATCAGTGCGCCGGTCGCGCAGGAGCCGTCGACGGACGCCGAGGACCTGCCGGGGGACGAGCGCGGCAGTGACGCGACCGAGGGTGACGGTGAGAACGCGAGGGACGCCGGCCCCGCGGCCCCGGCCTCCGCCTCCGGATACATCCGGCCCGTCGACGGGACGATCACCTCGGGGTACGGCATGCGCGTGCACCCCGTGCTGGGGTATCGGAAGATGCACAACGGTGTCGACTTCGACGCCTCCTGCGGCACCCCGGTGCACGCGGCGGCCTCCGGCACCGTGGTGGCCGTCGAGTACCACCGCACCTCCGGCAAGCGCGTGAAGATCGACCACGGCGACGGTGTCATCACCGGGTACTACCACCTGCAGAGCTTCGACACCTCGGTGGGGGAGACCGTCTCCCAGGGCGAGGTGATCGGCCGCGCCGGCAGCACCGGTCGGTCCACCGGCTGCCACCTCCACTTCGCGAAGATGGACGCCGCCGGGGACTACTCCGACCCGATGACCCTCCTGCGCTGA
- a CDS encoding hemolysin family protein — protein sequence MSDTAALLLGLAMLVGNAFFVGAEFAIMSARRSQIEPLVDQGRPGARTALWAIQHVSPMLAAAQFGVTVCSVTLGAVAEPAIAHLLEPQFERFDVPESLVHPLAFAIALLIASYLHVVLGEMVPKNISIAMPVAAVLVLAPPLVLIARLITPIIWLLNHTANTILRMIGIEPRDEVESEFTAEEIAAIVDESRREGLLADDQGLLHGAIEFSGHLARDVMVPMDRVTTVTYDVSPAEIEEIVARTGYSRIGVRNDAGDLVGYLHLKDVLLPPDASEEDYERPIHPGIVRAVVSVADDDDVEEALRAMQYNGAHMARVDSAAARSIGAVFLEDVLEELVGEVKDVMQARRV from the coding sequence ATGAGTGACACGGCCGCGCTCCTGCTGGGCCTGGCCATGTTGGTCGGCAACGCCTTCTTCGTCGGCGCGGAGTTCGCGATCATGAGCGCTCGCCGCTCACAGATCGAGCCGCTCGTCGACCAGGGGCGCCCCGGGGCCCGCACCGCGCTGTGGGCGATCCAGCACGTGTCGCCGATGCTGGCGGCCGCGCAGTTCGGCGTCACCGTGTGCTCGGTGACTCTGGGTGCCGTCGCCGAACCGGCCATCGCCCACCTGCTGGAACCGCAGTTCGAACGCTTCGACGTCCCGGAGTCGCTGGTGCATCCGCTGGCCTTCGCCATCGCGCTGCTCATCGCCTCGTACCTGCACGTCGTGCTGGGCGAGATGGTCCCCAAGAACATCTCGATCGCGATGCCGGTCGCCGCCGTGCTGGTGCTCGCCCCGCCGCTGGTGCTGATCGCCCGGCTCATCACGCCCATCATCTGGCTGCTCAACCACACCGCGAACACGATCCTGCGGATGATCGGGATCGAACCCCGTGACGAGGTGGAGAGCGAGTTCACCGCCGAGGAGATCGCGGCGATCGTGGACGAGTCCCGCCGTGAGGGCCTGCTGGCCGACGATCAGGGATTGCTGCACGGGGCCATCGAGTTCTCCGGGCACCTGGCGCGTGACGTGATGGTTCCGATGGATCGGGTCACGACCGTCACCTACGACGTGTCGCCGGCGGAGATCGAGGAGATCGTCGCCCGCACCGGGTACAGCCGGATCGGAGTGCGCAACGACGCCGGCGACCTCGTCGGATACCTGCACCTGAAGGATGTGCTGCTGCCCCCGGACGCCTCCGAGGAGGACTACGAGCGGCCCATCCACCCCGGGATCGTCCGGGCGGTGGTGTCGGTGGCCGATGACGACGACGTGGAGGAGGCTCTGCGCGCCATGCAGTACAACGGCGCGCACATGGCCCGCGTCGACTCCGCGGCCGCACGCAGCATCGGTGCCGTGTTCCTCGAGGACGTGCTCGAGGAGCTGGTCGGCGAGGTCAAGGATGTGATGCAGGCCCGCCGGGTCTGA